In Sphingomonas sp. LT1P40, the following are encoded in one genomic region:
- a CDS encoding IclR family transcriptional regulator, producing the protein MMTVRQADNVLEILEYFARRLRPATAAEIADDLGWPRSSTFKLVGTLAARGYLYEPRARGGYYPGPRWLLLAEAVTRAEPLPEQFQTLARDLMEATGETVSIAAPAGIYATFVDVAESRQPVRYFAKVGDRVPIQATSAGRALLAQMPLDERERLYRKIEFTAYSGNTPDSPEAVEARLAEAAAMGWHQSNTEYTPDLAGVAMPLPGGDRRLSVVVVGPVSRCLTRRPEMAAVVCEYLKGLGSI; encoded by the coding sequence GGAGTATTTCGCGCGGCGGTTGCGGCCGGCGACGGCGGCGGAGATTGCCGACGATCTGGGGTGGCCGCGGTCCTCCACGTTCAAGCTGGTCGGCACGCTGGCGGCGCGCGGGTATCTGTACGAGCCGCGGGCGCGGGGCGGATACTATCCCGGGCCGCGCTGGCTGTTGCTGGCAGAGGCGGTGACGCGGGCGGAGCCGTTGCCCGAGCAATTTCAAACGCTGGCGCGCGACCTGATGGAAGCAACCGGCGAGACAGTGTCGATCGCGGCACCAGCCGGGATTTACGCGACGTTTGTGGACGTGGCGGAGTCGCGCCAGCCGGTGCGGTACTTCGCCAAGGTGGGCGATCGCGTGCCGATTCAGGCGACGTCGGCGGGCCGCGCGTTGCTGGCGCAAATGCCGCTGGACGAGCGCGAGCGGTTGTACCGCAAGATCGAGTTCACGGCCTATTCGGGGAATACGCCGGACAGTCCGGAGGCCGTGGAGGCCCGGCTGGCGGAAGCGGCGGCGATGGGCTGGCACCAGAGCAATACCGAGTACACGCCCGATCTGGCCGGGGTGGCGATGCCGTTGCCCGGCGGCGACCGGCGGCTGTCGGTGGTGGTGGTGGGGCCGGTGTCGCGGTGTTTGACGCGACGGCCGGAAATGGCGGCGGTGGTGTGCGAGTATTTGAAGGGGTTGGGTTCGATCTGA